The Candidatus Desulfatibia profunda genome segment CATTAAGAATCCGACAAAGAGTACAACCGCACCGCTTATAAACCATCGGATATGCTGACGCATTTCAACTTTTGACAACTTTTCTTCAAGTTTTTCGGCTCTTTTTTTCTGCGGGCCAAGCTCGGCTACAACCCTTTGATAGTCGGCTTGAAGTGTTGACAGCCCCGGTGACTTGTTTTTGAGGGTTTCATAAGCCGTTTTAAGCTCGTTCAGCGTCTTTTCGCTGACGGCGAGTTCTGTTTTTAGTTTCCGGGTTTCCTCTTGGAACTTTGCCATTTCCTTGTAAGGGGAGTTGGTCAGGGACAGCAGACCTTCATGTTTTTTTTTCAATTCTTCCAGTTCCATGCTGCACGGCAGTTTTGAAGATAGAAAACGGCTGACCACCCAGCCTTCCCTCCCGTCCGGCAGGCGGATCTTGGTCCACTGATCGGCCGCCTCGAGTATTTCAATCTGCTGCCCGGATTGAATCATCGCTATGATTTTATGATCAATACCCTGTCCGGTCCTGAGCGTTATTTCCGCAAAATCGCTGACATACATTGTCTCAGCCCGGACCGTCGCCGA includes the following:
- a CDS encoding TIGR04211 family SH3 domain-containing protein — protein: MKHFIFIGVWLVIFSATVRAETMYVSDFAEITLRTGQGIDHKIIAMIQSGQQIEILEAADQWTKIRLPDGREGWVVSRFLSSKLPCSMELEELKKKHEGLLSLTNSPYKEMAKFQEETRKLKTELAVSEKTLNELKTAYETLKNKSPGLSTLQADYQRVVAELGPQKKRAEKLEEKLSKVEMRQHIRWFISGAVVLFVGFLMGFNAKRQRRRSSLL